A window of Streptomyces sp. NBC_01689 genomic DNA:
GACACCGGTCAGGTTCGTGCGGGTCGAGGGAGCCTCGACCTTCAGGTAGCCCTCGTCGTCCAGGTTCAGCTGGCCCTTGAAGAGCTCGGTGCGCGGGTCGTGGCCGATGGCGATGAACAGACCGGTCACCGCCAGGTCGGAGATCTCGCCCGTCTTCAGGTTGCGCAGCTTGAGGCCGGAGAGCTTGGGGTCACCCTCGATCTCGGCGACCTCGCTGTCCCAGACGAACTTGATCTTCGGGTCGGCGAAGGCGCGCTCCTGCATGGCCTTGGAGGCACGCAGGCTGTCACGGCGGTGGACGATCGTCACGGACTTGGCGAAGCGGGAGAGGAAGGTCGCCTCTTCCATCGCGGTGTCACCGCCGCCGATCACGGCGATGTCCTGGTCCTTGAAGAAGAACCCGTCACAGGTGGCACACCAGGAGACGCCGCGTCCGGAGAGGGCGTCCTCCCTGGGCAGGCCCAGCTTGCGGTGCTGCGAGCCCGTGGTGACGATGACGGCCTTGGCGCGGTGCACCGTACCGGCGGTGTCCGTGACGGTCTTGATCTCGCCGGACAGGTCGACGGCGACGATGTCGTCCGGGACCAGCTCGGCACCGAAGCGCTCGGCCTGGGCGCGCATGTTGTCCATGAGCTCGGGGCCCATGATGCCGTCCTGGAAGCCGGGGAAGTTCTCCACCTCGGTGGTGTTCATCAGCGCGCCACCGGCGGTGACGGCGCCCTCGAAGACCAGCGGCTTCAGCGACGCGCGCGCGGTGTAGAGCGCTGCCGTGTAGCCGGCAGGCCCGGACCCGATGATGATCACGTTACGGACGTCGCTCACGGCTTCATTCCTCGTCTCTGGAGACTGCACGTACTGCCGGTGGGAGCCTCTCTCAGAACTCTCACCCCACCCAACGGATCCTAAGGGGCGTGCATTCCCGCTGTGTCCGGGCACACGGAGATGGGACACAGCACAGAGATCCCGTGGCATTCCTGGGGAGGGAGCGATCCCCTGAGCACGACCTCAGGAGCGTGCGTACGAGTGGGTCAGCAGGAGCTTGCCGGGTGATGGTCCCCCCGGTTTCTCGCAGGCCGCGTCCACGAGGTACGCCGTCACCTTGGCGCTGTCCGAGGTGTCCGGCAGCACGACGAGATAGACGCTCGTTCCCTTGTACGTGCCCTTCTCCGCGGCGAGGACGGCTCCGGTGCTGCCCGTCCCCTGCTGGATGCAGTCGGGGATCTTCACGGCGGGTGTGATCAGGGTGTCCACCCCGGCCGACTCGTTGTCCGCGCCATTGGACTCCACCCCCCACGGATGGTTCGAGCCGCCGGAGCGTTCGCCGCCGTTCTTCTTCTGGTTCTTGGCGAGAAGATCGGTGACCCGGGTTCCCAGGGTTCCCTCGGAATAGGTGTCCTTCGGCCCCTGCCGCTGGGCCGTCTGGTGGCTCCCGCCGGAGCTGTCGTCGCCCATCGTCTGGAAGAAGATCGCACCCAGTCCCAGAGCGGCGGCGGTGACCGCCGTGCCGAGAAGGGCCGCCTTGCGGCGGCTCGGGCGGCCTCGGCGTGATCGGCCCGGTCCGGTGGCCGCGTGGGAGTGTCCCGAGGGACGGCTCACGGGCGAGGGCGAACCAGGGGTGGTCTGCGGGTCGGAGACTCCGGTGACCGGTGTTTCAGGTGCATCGGTGACCGATGTTTCACGTGAAACATCGTGACTCGGTTCGTCGGCCCGGGGCGCGTGTCGTGGTGTCGTGCCGCCCGGCGGGGCCTCCGCGGCCAGTGCGGCATCGATGCGGCCGGCTACGTCGTCGGGCATGCGGGTCGGCCCCGGCAGGGTGCCGAGCAGGCCGCGGATCTCCTCCAGGGAGTCGCGGACCTCGGCGCAGAGCGCACAGCCGTCCAGATGCTGCCGCACCTCAGCGGCACGGGAGGGCGAGAGCACGCCTTCGGTGAGCTCGGAGATCTCCGCGACATCCGGGTGCCCAGCCGTCTCCGTCGTGGATGTCACGCGCGCCCACCTCCGCCCTTCACCGCAGCTGAATCGCTTGGCCCTGCGTCCTGGGGACCCGCCTCGTGCGGACCCGCTGCCGGTGGGACGGATGCCCCCTGAGTCCGGTTCCTTCCGTCCTCGGAATGGTTGCCGTGCCCGCCGTCGCTGCCGCTTCTGCCCCTCGCCGCGCTTCCGTTCCCGGAACGGAGATGGGTCAGGAGGGGGAGAAGCCTGGCTCTGCCCCGGGCGCAGCGGCTCTTCACGGTACCGACGGGGATGCCGAGGATGACCGCTGCCTCGGCCACGGGGTAGGCCTGCATGTCCACGAGGACGAGCGCCGCGCGCTGGTCGGCCGGGAGTGTGCCCAGGGCTGTCACCAGTTCCCGGTGCAGGTCGTTGCGCTCCGCCGGGGCGGAGGCGGACTCGTGGGGCTCGAGGAGCTGTTCCAGCCGTTCGGTGTCGTCGACGGGGGAGGTCTTCCTGGAGGCCGCCTTGCGGGCGCGGTCCAGACAGGCGTTCACAGTGATGCGGTGCAGCCACGTCGTGACGGCCGACTGGCCACGGAAGGTGTGGGCGGCCCGGTAGGCGGAGACCAGTGCGTCCTGGACGGCGTCAGCGGCCTCCTCGCGGTCTCCCAGTGTCCGCAGGGCCACCGCCCAGAGCCGGTCGCGGTGACGCCGCACCAGCTCACCGAAGGCCTCCGGATCGCCGTCCACATGACGGGTGAGGAGGTCCTGATCGCTGGTGTCGGCGTACGCGGCTTCATCGGCCATCAGGCCCCCTCCCCCTCCGCGTGAACGTCAGCCGGTGAACTTCACGTCGGTGATGGCCTGCTTGTAGCCGGCGTTGCTGTACTGGTCACCGGACGCGTAGGGCATCGCCGTGATCCAGAGCAGTACGTACCGTGTCTTGACCTTCTTGGTGACCGTGATCTTCGCGGTCGTACCGGTGGTGGTGACGGTCCCGATCCTCGTCATCGAGTCCACGGGAGTCGACGAACCCGCCGAGTCGGTCGCGTACAGCCCGATCGTGGTGTGGTCACCGGAGTACCGGAGCCCTATGGAAGCCGCCGTGACGGTCTGCTGCGTGCCGAGGTCGTAGACGATCCCGACGCCGGGCTTGAACGCCGGATTCATGTTCGGGCCGTCCACGAAGCTCTTGCTGCGCCAGAACGTCGAGCTGTTCCCGTCGTACGTCTTGCCCACGTCGGCGGCCGCCTGGGGGGAGCCCTTGGCGACGTACTCCTGGGCGGCCTTGATGGTGACCGGCCTGACCGGCTTGGTCTTCTCGCTGTTCTTGTCGTTGCCGTCCGTCGTGCGTGTCGGCTGGGTGTCGTCGGACTTTCCGTGGTCCATCAGCGCGTCGGCGAGCTGCCAGCTGCCGAGTCCCAGGGCGGCGATGAGGAGTGCCGACACGGTCCACTTGAGGGCTTTGCCGGTACGGCTCTGCAGCGGGGGCGGCGGGGCCGAGACCGGCTGCGTGGCGTGTGACGTGGGGCGGCCGTAGCTGCCCTGCTGGTACGACGTGCGCTGGTACTCCGGGGGTGCGGTGAACGCGGGCTCCGGCGGCCGGATGCGGGGCATCTCGGCGATCGCCTTGACCAGTTCCTCCGGTGTCGTGCACGGGGACTCGTGGCGGGAGGCGGTCGCGCCGTCGTTGGCGAGCGCGCGCATGGCGAGCTCGGACAGGCCGCGGTGGACGCCGGCGCGCACCTGGTCCGGCGCGATCAGGCCGACTCCCTTGGGCAGCCCGGACAGGCCGTACGCGTCGTTCTCGTACGGCCAGCGCTGGGTGAGCGCCGCGTACAGCAGTGCGCCGATCGCCTCGGTGTCCGTGCGCTGCGGGGTGTCGGAGCTGATGCCGCGAAGGGCGGCGTTCACCGCGAGCCCGCGGATGCGCCACTGGCCGGTCGACGTGCGCAGCACGGCGCTCGGGGTCAGCCGCAGATGCGCGAGGCCCTCCCGGTGTGCGGCCGCCATGGCCTGGGAGACCTGGGTGACCATCTGGTAGGCCTCGTGGACCTCCAGCGGGCCCACGGCCAGGAGGGCCGTCAGCTCCGTGGCGTCCGGCAGCCATTCGTGGACGACGTAGACGAGATCGTTCTCCTCGACGGCGTCCAGGACCTGGACGAAGCGGGGATCGCCCAGCAGGGCGGAGGAACGCGCCGCGGCCAGCACGGAGCGGGCCCGCGGATGGTCGGCGGGCAGCAGATGCACGCCGACGGCGCGACGCAGCTTCTCGTCCACCGCACGCCAACTGCTGAAGCCGTCCAGACGGGTGACGCACTCCTCGAGGCGATACCTTCTGGCCAGCTTGTGGCCGCTGTGCAGTTCCGGCGCCGAGACCTTCCCAGGACCCTCGGTCCCGCCGCTCCCCTGTGCCTCTTCGCTGTCCGTGTCCCGCTCCTGGTCCTGGGCCACCCCGTCGGACGTGGACTGGCCCGCCTTGGCGGTCAGCGGCTCATCGCCACTGTTGTCTGCCACGTCGACGGCAGCCGTGCTCCGTTCCGCCACCGTCGTTCCCGCCTCCCCATTCATTGCGCGCTGTCCGACGCAGAAACCAATTGTGCCCACAGTCCGGCGCTATGCACGACACACGGCGACGGGCGATGGTTGTGCGCGTACCCCCGCCTCAGCGCCCCAGGCGCCCGCGGACCATTCCGACCATCGAGTTGAGTTCTTCGATGCGCATCTTCCGCGCGGCGACGTAGAAGACGCCGAACAGGACGACGCTGCCGCCGAGCAGGGCGGCGAACGAGCCGCCGACCCCCTGTCCCAGCGTCTGCGCGATGCCGTAGCAGGCGGCACCGCTCAGCAGTGCCGCCGGGACCGAGGCGATACCGAGCCTGGCGTAGGTACGCAGGACACGGGCTCCGTCCAGGTC
This region includes:
- the trxB gene encoding thioredoxin-disulfide reductase, whose translation is MSDVRNVIIIGSGPAGYTAALYTARASLKPLVFEGAVTAGGALMNTTEVENFPGFQDGIMGPELMDNMRAQAERFGAELVPDDIVAVDLSGEIKTVTDTAGTVHRAKAVIVTTGSQHRKLGLPREDALSGRGVSWCATCDGFFFKDQDIAVIGGGDTAMEEATFLSRFAKSVTIVHRRDSLRASKAMQERAFADPKIKFVWDSEVAEIEGDPKLSGLKLRNLKTGEISDLAVTGLFIAIGHDPRTELFKGQLNLDDEGYLKVEAPSTRTNLTGVFGAGDVVDHTYRQAITAAGTGCSAALDAERYLAALADSETAAAATV
- a CDS encoding anti-sigma factor family protein; this encodes MTSTTETAGHPDVAEISELTEGVLSPSRAAEVRQHLDGCALCAEVRDSLEEIRGLLGTLPGPTRMPDDVAGRIDAALAAEAPPGGTTPRHAPRADEPSHDVSRETSVTDAPETPVTGVSDPQTTPGSPSPVSRPSGHSHAATGPGRSRRGRPSRRKAALLGTAVTAAALGLGAIFFQTMGDDSSGGSHQTAQRQGPKDTYSEGTLGTRVTDLLAKNQKKNGGERSGGSNHPWGVESNGADNESAGVDTLITPAVKIPDCIQQGTGSTGAVLAAEKGTYKGTSVYLVVLPDTSDSAKVTAYLVDAACEKPGGPSPGKLLLTHSYARS
- the sigM gene encoding RNA polymerase sigma factor SigM; this encodes MADEAAYADTSDQDLLTRHVDGDPEAFGELVRRHRDRLWAVALRTLGDREEAADAVQDALVSAYRAAHTFRGQSAVTTWLHRITVNACLDRARKAASRKTSPVDDTERLEQLLEPHESASAPAERNDLHRELVTALGTLPADQRAALVLVDMQAYPVAEAAVILGIPVGTVKSRCARGRARLLPLLTHLRSGNGSAARGRSGSDGGHGNHSEDGRNRTQGASVPPAAGPHEAGPQDAGPSDSAAVKGGGGRA
- a CDS encoding protein kinase family protein, which translates into the protein MAERSTAAVDVADNSGDEPLTAKAGQSTSDGVAQDQERDTDSEEAQGSGGTEGPGKVSAPELHSGHKLARRYRLEECVTRLDGFSSWRAVDEKLRRAVGVHLLPADHPRARSVLAAARSSALLGDPRFVQVLDAVEENDLVYVVHEWLPDATELTALLAVGPLEVHEAYQMVTQVSQAMAAAHREGLAHLRLTPSAVLRTSTGQWRIRGLAVNAALRGISSDTPQRTDTEAIGALLYAALTQRWPYENDAYGLSGLPKGVGLIAPDQVRAGVHRGLSELAMRALANDGATASRHESPCTTPEELVKAIAEMPRIRPPEPAFTAPPEYQRTSYQQGSYGRPTSHATQPVSAPPPPLQSRTGKALKWTVSALLIAALGLGSWQLADALMDHGKSDDTQPTRTTDGNDKNSEKTKPVRPVTIKAAQEYVAKGSPQAAADVGKTYDGNSSTFWRSKSFVDGPNMNPAFKPGVGIVYDLGTQQTVTAASIGLRYSGDHTTIGLYATDSAGSSTPVDSMTRIGTVTTTGTTAKITVTKKVKTRYVLLWITAMPYASGDQYSNAGYKQAITDVKFTG